One stretch of Castor canadensis chromosome 14, mCasCan1.hap1v2, whole genome shotgun sequence DNA includes these proteins:
- the Nrg1 gene encoding pro-neuregulin-1, membrane-bound isoform isoform X11, giving the protein MASFYKHLGIEFMEAEELYQKRVVTITGICIALLVVGIMCVVAYCKTKKQRKKLHDRLRQSLRSERNNMVNIANGPHHPNPPPENVQLVNQYVSKNVISSEHIVEREVETSFSTSHYTSTAHHSTTVTQTPSHSWSNGHTESIISESHSVIMMSSVENSRHSSPAGGPRGRLNGLGGPRECNSFLRHARETPDSYRDSPHSERYVSAMTTPARMSPVDFHTPSSPKSPPSETSPPASSMTVSMPSMAVSPFVEEERPLLLVTPPRLREKYDQHPQQFNSFHHNPAHDSTSLPPSPLRIVEDEEYETTQEYEPVQEPVKKLANSRRAKRTKPNGHIANRLEMDSNTSSESSNSESETEDERVGEDTPFLGIQNPLVASLEAAPAFRLTDSRTNPAGRFSTQEELQARLSSVIANQDPIAV; this is encoded by the exons ATGGCCAGCTTCTACA AGCATCTTGGGATTGAATTTATGG AAGCGGAGGAGCTCTACCAGAAGAGAGTGGTGACAATAACTGGCATCTGCATCGCCCTGCTGGTGGTCGGCATCATGTGTGTGGTGGCCTACTGCAAAACCAA GAAACAGCGGAAAAAGCTTCACGACCGGCTTCGGCAGAGTCTCCGGTCTGAACGAAACAACATGGTGAACATAGCCAACGGGCCTCACCATCCCAACCCACCCCCCGAGAACGTTCAGCTGGTGAAT CAATACGTATCCAAAAACGTCATCTCCAGTGAACATATTGTTGAGAGAGAAGTGGAGACATCTTTTTCCACCAGTCATTATACCTCAACAGCTCATCACTCCACTACTGTCACTCAGACTCCTAGTCACAG ctggagCAATGGACACACAGAAAGCATCATTTCAGAAAGCCACTCTGTAATCATGATGTCTTCAGTAGAAAACAGTAGGCACAGCAGCCCAGCTGGGGGCCCAAGAGGACGTCTTAATGGCTTGGGAGGCCCTCGCGAATGTAACAGCTTCCTCAGGCATGCCAGAGAAACCCCTGACTCCTACCGAGACTCTCCTCATAGTGAAAG GTATGTGTCAGCCATGACCACCCCGGCTCGTATGTCACCTGTAGATTTCCACACGCCAAGCTCCCCCAAATCGCCCCCTTCGGAAACGTCTCCACCCGCATCCAGCATGACGGTGTCTATGCCATCCATGGCAGTCAGTCCCTTCGTGGAAGAAGAGAGACCTCTGCTTCTTGTGACGCCACCAAGGCTGCGGGAGAAGTATGACCAGCATCCTCAGCAATTCAACTCCTTCCATCACAACCCCGCGCATGACAGTACCAGCCTCCCCCCTAGCCCCTTGAGGATAGTGGAGGATGAGGAGTACGAAACGACCCAAGAGTATGAGCCAGTTCAAGAGCCTGTTAAGAAACTCGCCAACAGCCGGCGGGCCAAAAGAACCAAGCCCAATGGCCACATTGCCAACAGGTTGGAAATGGACAGTAACACAAGCTCTGAGAGCAGTAACTCAGAGAGTGAAACAGAAGATGAAAGAGTAGGTGAAGATACACCTTTCCTGGGCATACAGAACCCCCTGGTAGCCAGTCTTGAGGCAGCACCTGCCTTCCGCCTCACTGACAGCAGGACTAACCCAGCAGGCCGCTTCTCCACCCAGGAAGAATTACAGGCCAGGCTGTCTAGTGTGATTGCTAACCAAGACCCTATCGCTGTATAA
- the Nrg1 gene encoding pro-neuregulin-1, membrane-bound isoform isoform X12: MASFYKAEELYQKRVVTITGICIALLVVGIMCVVAYCKTKKQRKKLHDRLRQSLRSERNNMVNIANGPHHPNPPPENVQLVNQYVSKNVISSEHIVEREVETSFSTSHYTSTAHHSTTVTQTPSHSWSNGHTESIISESHSVIMMSSVENSRHSSPAGGPRGRLNGLGGPRECNSFLRHARETPDSYRDSPHSERYVSAMTTPARMSPVDFHTPSSPKSPPSETSPPASSMTVSMPSMAVSPFVEEERPLLLVTPPRLREKYDQHPQQFNSFHHNPAHDSTSLPPSPLRIVEDEEYETTQEYEPVQEPVKKLANSRRAKRTKPNGHIANRLEMDSNTSSESSNSESETEDERVGEDTPFLGIQNPLVASLEAAPAFRLTDSRTNPAGRFSTQEELQARLSSVIANQDPIAV; this comes from the exons ATGGCCAGCTTCTACA AAGCGGAGGAGCTCTACCAGAAGAGAGTGGTGACAATAACTGGCATCTGCATCGCCCTGCTGGTGGTCGGCATCATGTGTGTGGTGGCCTACTGCAAAACCAA GAAACAGCGGAAAAAGCTTCACGACCGGCTTCGGCAGAGTCTCCGGTCTGAACGAAACAACATGGTGAACATAGCCAACGGGCCTCACCATCCCAACCCACCCCCCGAGAACGTTCAGCTGGTGAAT CAATACGTATCCAAAAACGTCATCTCCAGTGAACATATTGTTGAGAGAGAAGTGGAGACATCTTTTTCCACCAGTCATTATACCTCAACAGCTCATCACTCCACTACTGTCACTCAGACTCCTAGTCACAG ctggagCAATGGACACACAGAAAGCATCATTTCAGAAAGCCACTCTGTAATCATGATGTCTTCAGTAGAAAACAGTAGGCACAGCAGCCCAGCTGGGGGCCCAAGAGGACGTCTTAATGGCTTGGGAGGCCCTCGCGAATGTAACAGCTTCCTCAGGCATGCCAGAGAAACCCCTGACTCCTACCGAGACTCTCCTCATAGTGAAAG GTATGTGTCAGCCATGACCACCCCGGCTCGTATGTCACCTGTAGATTTCCACACGCCAAGCTCCCCCAAATCGCCCCCTTCGGAAACGTCTCCACCCGCATCCAGCATGACGGTGTCTATGCCATCCATGGCAGTCAGTCCCTTCGTGGAAGAAGAGAGACCTCTGCTTCTTGTGACGCCACCAAGGCTGCGGGAGAAGTATGACCAGCATCCTCAGCAATTCAACTCCTTCCATCACAACCCCGCGCATGACAGTACCAGCCTCCCCCCTAGCCCCTTGAGGATAGTGGAGGATGAGGAGTACGAAACGACCCAAGAGTATGAGCCAGTTCAAGAGCCTGTTAAGAAACTCGCCAACAGCCGGCGGGCCAAAAGAACCAAGCCCAATGGCCACATTGCCAACAGGTTGGAAATGGACAGTAACACAAGCTCTGAGAGCAGTAACTCAGAGAGTGAAACAGAAGATGAAAGAGTAGGTGAAGATACACCTTTCCTGGGCATACAGAACCCCCTGGTAGCCAGTCTTGAGGCAGCACCTGCCTTCCGCCTCACTGACAGCAGGACTAACCCAGCAGGCCGCTTCTCCACCCAGGAAGAATTACAGGCCAGGCTGTCTAGTGTGATTGCTAACCAAGACCCTATCGCTGTATAA
- the Nrg1 gene encoding pro-neuregulin-1, membrane-bound isoform isoform X13, producing MCVVAYCKTKKQRKKLHDRLRQSLRSERNNMVNIANGPHHPNPPPENVQLVNQYVSKNVISSEHIVEREVETSFSTSHYTSTAHHSTTVTQTPSHSWSNGHTESIISESHSVIMMSSVENSRHSSPAGGPRGRLNGLGGPRECNSFLRHARETPDSYRDSPHSERYVSAMTTPARMSPVDFHTPSSPKSPPSETSPPASSMTVSMPSMAVSPFVEEERPLLLVTPPRLREKYDQHPQQFNSFHHNPAHDSTSLPPSPLRIVEDEEYETTQEYEPVQEPVKKLANSRRAKRTKPNGHIANRLEMDSNTSSESSNSESETEDERVGEDTPFLGIQNPLVASLEAAPAFRLTDSRTNPAGRFSTQEELQARLSSVIANQDPIAV from the exons ATGTGTGTGGTGGCCTACTGCAAAACCAA GAAACAGCGGAAAAAGCTTCACGACCGGCTTCGGCAGAGTCTCCGGTCTGAACGAAACAACATGGTGAACATAGCCAACGGGCCTCACCATCCCAACCCACCCCCCGAGAACGTTCAGCTGGTGAAT CAATACGTATCCAAAAACGTCATCTCCAGTGAACATATTGTTGAGAGAGAAGTGGAGACATCTTTTTCCACCAGTCATTATACCTCAACAGCTCATCACTCCACTACTGTCACTCAGACTCCTAGTCACAG ctggagCAATGGACACACAGAAAGCATCATTTCAGAAAGCCACTCTGTAATCATGATGTCTTCAGTAGAAAACAGTAGGCACAGCAGCCCAGCTGGGGGCCCAAGAGGACGTCTTAATGGCTTGGGAGGCCCTCGCGAATGTAACAGCTTCCTCAGGCATGCCAGAGAAACCCCTGACTCCTACCGAGACTCTCCTCATAGTGAAAG GTATGTGTCAGCCATGACCACCCCGGCTCGTATGTCACCTGTAGATTTCCACACGCCAAGCTCCCCCAAATCGCCCCCTTCGGAAACGTCTCCACCCGCATCCAGCATGACGGTGTCTATGCCATCCATGGCAGTCAGTCCCTTCGTGGAAGAAGAGAGACCTCTGCTTCTTGTGACGCCACCAAGGCTGCGGGAGAAGTATGACCAGCATCCTCAGCAATTCAACTCCTTCCATCACAACCCCGCGCATGACAGTACCAGCCTCCCCCCTAGCCCCTTGAGGATAGTGGAGGATGAGGAGTACGAAACGACCCAAGAGTATGAGCCAGTTCAAGAGCCTGTTAAGAAACTCGCCAACAGCCGGCGGGCCAAAAGAACCAAGCCCAATGGCCACATTGCCAACAGGTTGGAAATGGACAGTAACACAAGCTCTGAGAGCAGTAACTCAGAGAGTGAAACAGAAGATGAAAGAGTAGGTGAAGATACACCTTTCCTGGGCATACAGAACCCCCTGGTAGCCAGTCTTGAGGCAGCACCTGCCTTCCGCCTCACTGACAGCAGGACTAACCCAGCAGGCCGCTTCTCCACCCAGGAAGAATTACAGGCCAGGCTGTCTAGTGTGATTGCTAACCAAGACCCTATCGCTGTATAA